TGGACTTCCGCTGGATACGCTTGGAAGCGGTATCGGCGCGAAGATCGCTGTCGGAACCTACAACGGGCTTGTAAGCGCGACGGGAGCGTTCGCAGGGGCAGGAATGGTCAATCCATCGAGCGATCCATCCGCTTCCGCAGCGACTTCGGCAACCGCGTATGGCGTTGGCACCGCAGCGCAAATTTGGCTTCCCGGACACGCGGGGAATATTGCAAACCACGCTGTCCAAATTCTCTCGGGGCCAGCGCAAACGAAGGTCCAGAACAGCCTGAACAATCCGAGTTCCTCAAAATGAGATCGCTCTCATGAATCGCTTGCTAGTTTTCCCGTTCGAACTGATCAATCAAGGCGGGCTAAGCGCGGTTGTCGGGTGCTTATTTTTCGCCATTGGATTATTGCTAATTTTCATCGTTTTCAAAATATCACTTGGCTTACTTAACTTCAGTGTCATGAGTTCGACAACAAAGAAGGGCCGGATAACACGGAAATTCGTCGTGCCGGAACACACCGAGCAGCAAGGTCGGTTGTTGGTCAAAGTGCCTGCTAGAAATATGCTGGAGGTGGACGTGGAGGGTGAATTGTTTGTGATTGGGCCGCCAGATTGGAAATACGAAAGAGTAAGCGAAGGTGATGAAGTTGAGGTTCTGTTGCGCATCGGTCGCCTAACCCGAGCTGAAGTACTCGACGACATCGGGCCGTTCTAACACCGCCGCTGAACGGGGCGTTCCGGCGGGGCGCTAGACAGGAGTGCCGGCGGTTGCAAAAGGGGACACTCGATAACGGTATTGCCCCCGCTTTTCTGGATCCAAGCAGTCGGTTCGGCCCAGCATTCTACGTTGCGGAACAGCCTGTAACATCGTTGGATCAGAATGCGGTAAAAGTGTTGGACGCGATCTGATTTTTGTATTGTGCGAAGCTGATTCTATGGTAAAAGATCGAGCCTATTTCGCTGGAATTGGCCGCGAGTGTATCTAAAGGCATTGCGAATGGGCAGGGCGTGAAAATCGTGACACGCAAATTACCGCGGGCTCCGATTTGTTCGGATTGTTCCGAATGCCGTCATTGATCTTACGCGAAGTCAATTCGAACAGAATCTCGTGGATAATGGATTGGCCGCGACGCCAAAGGGTGGTGCGAACGATGTAACCGTCTACCCAAACGGGAACATTCAGTATACGGTCCGGAACAACGCCAGTTCGGCTGGTGCTGGATTCAATCGCCATTGGTGCTGCCGCGCGGGCGGAAACGCCGTAGGGAAAAATCAATGAAGATCAGATTCATCGAAGATGGAAATCTTACTTCGTGGGTGCGTCTCCTCCTTATCCTTACGGGAATCGGTTTCGCTGCAATCGCAATTGGGTTTGACCTTCCCGTTGTGTGGGCCCGCATTCTCCTGCTTGTTGGATTCGCAATCGCGCTTGTTGGGGGTATGACGAGTCGCGCAAAGATTCTGCACATCAAACCCTTCGGCAACAGTTACAAGAGGGCGCGCAGAAGCTACGAAGTGAAGGGCGATGAGCAGGACAAGTCCTGAAAGCAGCAGATCGTTGCTATACAGTCGGCAGCCTCACCAGAGCGGATACGATTGTGCGGTGAGATACGCGAAAACGGTTTTGAAGGAGCTGAGTATTGGCAAACGGGGGCCGAAGGCCGAATTGTCGCAGGGGACCTGCGTAAGTCGGATCATCGGACGGAAAGCACGATTATGAAATTAGCAGCATCGTGGGTTATCAGGATCTGAACTGCGATGGTTTCAAGAACGACCCTCAATATGCGAATCACGATAAGAATAGCCAGTACATCAAGCCGAATCGAGACGCGTACAACGCGGGACAGCAGCAGTTTGGAACCGGGCGACGGATACAGAATTGCGTAACGAGAATCTCGCGTATGAGCTGACCGGAAAGGCGGTTATTGCGAGGCTAGCAGGCCACTGGCAGAATCAGGGATTAAATTAAAATGAAGATAGCTAAACGGTTGACGGCCCTCCCAATCACGGCCTTGGTGTCGCTCGCGGTACATGCACAGCAGGCCCCCACGCCTGCTGACCAAGCGGCTGCCGCGAAGGCGAACGCCGAACAGGATCGGCAGGCGCAGCAGCAATGGGAAGCACAGCAGCGCGCCGTAACCGTGCGTGCGCCTTCCGTGCGTTCGGAAGTGCCGAAGGTCGAAGCATATCCGGCGCTTCCAACCGAAACACCGTGTTTCCGCATCGACCGCTTCACACTTGACGTTCCTGCCTCGTTGCCTGATGCGGCGAAGGCCCAAGGGGCATCAGCCTTGCCGATGGATCGATTTTCCTTCGCCCGCGAATGGTTGGAGCACTATGCCGGCCAGTGCGTCGGCAAGCAAGGTATCGATGTGCTGGTCAAAGGTCTATCGCAAGCCATCCTGGCGCGCGGCTACGTGACGACACGCGTGCTCATCCCCGAGCAAGACCTATCGACCGGCACGCTCAAACTCTCGCTGATTCCCGGCGTGATCCGCCATGTGCGCTTCACCGACGAAAAGCTCCGCGGTACCTGGAAAACCGCCTTCCCGACGCGTGACGGCGAACTGCTGAACCTGCGCGACCTGGAACAGGGCCTCGAGCAGATGAAGCGCGTGACGAGCCAGGACGTGTCGATGCAGATTGTGCCGGCCGACGTGCCCGGCGAGAGCGACGTCGTGCTCGATGTGAAGCGCGGCAAGCCCTGGACGGTTGTTGCATCGATCGACAACTCGGGTACCCGCGCGACCGGCAAGGTGCAAGGCAACCTGTCGCTCGGCATCGACAATCCGCTCGGGCTGAACGACATTTTCAACATCGGCGTAAGCCAAGACCTTGAATTCGGAGACAAGCGCCTCGGCTCGCACGGTTGGAACGGTTTCTATTCGATCCCGTGGGGCTACTGGACCGCGACGCTGTCCGCGTACACGAACACCTACTACCAGCAGATCGCCGGCGTGAACCAAACATTCGTGGCAAGCGGCAATTCAAAGACGGTCGATTTCAAGCTGGCCCGAGTGCTTGCGCGCAGCCAGAATGATGTGTTCGGTGCGTACGCTCGCCTGTCGCGTCGTTTCGGACAAAGCTTTATCGAAGACACCGAGATTTCGCAGCAGCGCCGCAACAACACGATGATCGAACTCGGCCTGACCGATCGGCACTATTTCGGCGGCGCGCAGTTCGACGGCTCGACCGCCTATCGGCAGGGCATCGGCGGTTTCGGCGCGCAGGATGACATGCTCGCAGCTGGCCCAACGTATCGGTTCAAGATGGCCGTGCTCGACGCGAACCTGTCGGTGCCGTTCGCGATTGCGCAGCAGCCGTTCCGCTACGTCACAACGTTCCACGGCCAGTACACCGGCAACACGCTGTACTACATCGACGACATGACCATCGGAAGCCGCTACACCGTGCGCGGCTTCGACGGCGAAACGATGCTGGCCGCGGCGCGCGGCTTCTACTGGCGCAACGAATTGCAGATGCCGATCGGGCAGACGGGGCAAGCAGTTTACGCCGGCATTGACTACGGCCGCGTATGGGGGCCGCAGCCGGTCGCGCTCGTCGGCACGCAGCTCGCCGGCGCGGTGATCGGCGTGAAGGGCAGCGTCGCGACACGCTTCGGTGCCTACGGCTACGACCTGTTCGCCGGCACGCCGATCTATAAACCCTCGGGCTTTCCCACTGCGCGCGTCACGTTTGGATTCCAGCTGACTTCGCAGTTTTGAGCGGGCAGCCCTTGCAGGTCACAGTCGAGCGTATGCACGTACTTTGCGTCGAATCGAGAATTACCGTGAAGCAAGAGCGACACACGGTATTTGATTGACGTTTCGCCGCTGATTGGTTGCGTCTGCGCGCTCATTTTGAGCCTGGGCGCCTTGCGTGGCATCAACATCGCCACGCGCTTTTTATGCGTGAATCACGCTGTGCGAGTTAGGGAAAATCGGACAGGTGAAGTGTAGGTGTTGTATTTAGAACTGTTTAACAATTGCGGAGAGGCGATG
The sequence above is drawn from the Burkholderia ubonensis genome and encodes:
- a CDS encoding ShlB/FhaC/HecB family hemolysin secretion/activation protein yields the protein MKIAKRLTALPITALVSLAVHAQQAPTPADQAAAAKANAEQDRQAQQQWEAQQRAVTVRAPSVRSEVPKVEAYPALPTETPCFRIDRFTLDVPASLPDAAKAQGASALPMDRFSFAREWLEHYAGQCVGKQGIDVLVKGLSQAILARGYVTTRVLIPEQDLSTGTLKLSLIPGVIRHVRFTDEKLRGTWKTAFPTRDGELLNLRDLEQGLEQMKRVTSQDVSMQIVPADVPGESDVVLDVKRGKPWTVVASIDNSGTRATGKVQGNLSLGIDNPLGLNDIFNIGVSQDLEFGDKRLGSHGWNGFYSIPWGYWTATLSAYTNTYYQQIAGVNQTFVASGNSKTVDFKLARVLARSQNDVFGAYARLSRRFGQSFIEDTEISQQRRNNTMIELGLTDRHYFGGAQFDGSTAYRQGIGGFGAQDDMLAAGPTYRFKMAVLDANLSVPFAIAQQPFRYVTTFHGQYTGNTLYYIDDMTIGSRYTVRGFDGETMLAAARGFYWRNELQMPIGQTGQAVYAGIDYGRVWGPQPVALVGTQLAGAVIGVKGSVATRFGAYGYDLFAGTPIYKPSGFPTARVTFGFQLTSQF